One genomic window of Chitinophagaceae bacterium includes the following:
- a CDS encoding aspartyl protease family protein, translated as MKKNKIHIPIKAVSLQEEGFHLFVKGKLGKHALRLLIDTGASKTVLDKKFISERLPELKLEINEQLTTGVGTNTIQSEFTDIENLSVGKLKLKKLKVAVLDLQHVNETYNLIQLPPIDGVLGCDVLVDYGAVINLDKNELRIKTYK; from the coding sequence ATGAAAAAAAATAAAATTCATATTCCGATCAAAGCTGTGAGCTTGCAGGAAGAAGGGTTTCACCTATTTGTGAAAGGAAAATTAGGTAAGCACGCTCTACGATTATTGATTGACACAGGTGCTTCCAAAACGGTGCTCGATAAGAAATTCATCAGCGAAAGACTTCCTGAATTGAAACTTGAAATAAATGAACAACTTACAACGGGTGTAGGCACAAACACCATTCAAAGCGAATTCACTGACATTGAAAATCTCAGTGTCGGGAAATTGAAATTGAAGAAACTTAAAGTGGCTGTGCTTGATCTTCAGCATGTGAATGAAACTTACAACCTGATTCAACTGCCTCCTATTGATGGCGTGCTGGGCTGTGATGTGCTGGTGGATTATGGCGCTGTAATTAATTTAGATAAGAATGAACTTCGTATAAAAACATACAAGTGA
- the rimK gene encoding 30S ribosomal protein S6--L-glutamate ligase, producing MRIAILSRNSKLYSTERLIAAAVAAGHQPVLLDHTKCYVSIEKAKPSIHFGGKEVKNIDAVIPRIGASVTFYGTAIVRQFEMMRIFSANESQAIVRSRDKLRSLQLLSRAGLGIPKTVFADNSRNVDDLIKMVGGTPLVVKLLEGTQGIGVVLAETNRGAKSIIEAFLGQDIYILVQEFIKEANGVDLRAFVINGKVVGAMKRQGVDGEFRSNLHRGGSGTIVKLSVEEELSAIRAADLLGLKIAGVDMLRSSRGPMILEVNSSPGLKGIEQATGLDIAGKIIEFVAQHAQKKEVEDKIRL from the coding sequence ATGCGAATCGCCATCCTGTCAAGAAATTCAAAGCTCTATTCAACTGAAAGGTTGATAGCCGCTGCAGTTGCTGCTGGTCATCAACCTGTGCTGCTTGATCATACAAAATGTTATGTTTCTATTGAGAAAGCAAAACCATCTATTCACTTTGGGGGCAAAGAGGTAAAAAACATTGATGCTGTAATTCCAAGAATTGGCGCCTCGGTTACTTTTTATGGAACTGCTATTGTCCGACAATTTGAAATGATGCGCATCTTTTCAGCCAATGAATCTCAAGCAATTGTACGATCGAGGGATAAGCTCAGAAGCCTGCAGTTGCTATCACGTGCAGGTCTTGGCATACCTAAAACAGTATTTGCCGACAATTCACGCAATGTAGATGACCTCATAAAAATGGTGGGTGGAACACCATTGGTTGTAAAATTACTGGAAGGCACACAAGGCATTGGTGTGGTGCTTGCGGAAACCAATCGCGGAGCCAAATCAATTATTGAAGCCTTTCTCGGACAGGATATTTATATTCTCGTGCAGGAATTTATAAAAGAAGCGAATGGTGTTGACCTTCGCGCTTTTGTAATTAACGGCAAAGTAGTTGGCGCTATGAAGCGTCAAGGCGTGGACGGAGAATTCCGTTCAAATCTTCACCGTGGTGGATCAGGAACTATCGTGAAGCTATCAGTAGAAGAGGAACTTTCTGCTATACGTGCGGCTGACCTGCTCGGGTTAAAAATTGCAGGAGTAGATATGCTTCGTTCGTCACGAGGCCCGATGATATTAGAGGTGAATTCTTCTCCCGGACTTAAGGGCATTGAACAGGCAACAGGTTTAGATATTGCGGGAAAGATTATTGAATTTGTAGCACAGCATGCACAAAAAAAAGAAGTGGAAGACAAGATCAGGCTTTAG
- a CDS encoding T9SS type A sorting domain-containing protein translates to MKFSFFLTIILISFFTVNAQQPCGTPLTDEMKARLIEYSLHKSDYEGSNSDRVMRFVPIKFHIVGKTNGSGHYLLADIWPLLCELNTKYAPAGFYFYLFGDVHYIDNDEYFDHDFNSGDQMMNDNNVSDVANIYIVDDPAGYCGYYTYGQDAISVAKSCNAPGSTTLAHELGHYFSLPHPFDIVGSQKEYVNGSNCSFAGDMFCDTRADFLDYRWSCPFTGSDTDPNGDVYDPDETLFMSYSYDNCQNKFSNEQIAAMNYNLTFQRADLLNHPPPDITPITGVEQLTYPIDSVNNIPHDFVEFKWQPVTGADYYHLQVTRAPTFAGEPTDMDMLIHGTAITTALDPDKKYHWRVLPLKDGYTCTTWSPTETFFTVLGTGLNETVYPEENFAIYPTLFKAGNQLSISLNAMKSGNAVVSFISPNGIVLTEMTANLVAGENNWKISTEGFASGMYLINVRSEGNIYQQKVIVMQ, encoded by the coding sequence ATGAAATTTTCATTCTTCCTGACAATAATTTTGATTAGTTTTTTCACTGTTAATGCACAACAACCCTGCGGAACGCCATTAACCGATGAAATGAAAGCCAGGCTGATTGAATATAGTCTTCATAAGTCTGATTATGAAGGATCAAACAGTGACCGGGTAATGCGGTTTGTTCCCATCAAATTCCATATTGTAGGGAAAACAAATGGATCGGGCCATTATCTTTTAGCCGACATCTGGCCATTGCTTTGCGAACTAAATACAAAATATGCTCCGGCCGGATTCTACTTTTATCTATTTGGTGACGTTCATTATATTGACAACGATGAATATTTTGATCATGATTTTAATTCAGGAGATCAGATGATGAATGATAACAATGTTAGTGACGTTGCAAACATATACATCGTTGATGATCCTGCAGGTTATTGTGGTTATTACACTTATGGCCAGGATGCCATTTCAGTTGCAAAAAGCTGCAATGCTCCGGGAAGTACCACACTTGCTCATGAGTTAGGTCATTATTTCTCATTGCCTCATCCGTTTGATATTGTAGGAAGTCAGAAAGAATATGTGAATGGAAGCAATTGCAGTTTCGCTGGTGATATGTTTTGTGATACCCGTGCTGATTTCCTCGACTACCGTTGGAGTTGCCCTTTTACAGGTTCTGATACTGATCCAAATGGAGATGTGTATGATCCTGATGAAACGTTGTTCATGAGTTACTCTTATGACAATTGTCAAAATAAATTCTCCAATGAGCAAATTGCTGCGATGAATTATAATCTTACATTCCAGCGTGCTGACTTGTTGAATCATCCGCCTCCTGATATTACTCCGATTACAGGAGTTGAGCAATTAACTTATCCTATTGATTCTGTCAACAATATTCCTCACGATTTTGTAGAGTTCAAGTGGCAACCTGTAACGGGTGCTGATTACTATCATCTTCAGGTAACAAGAGCTCCAACTTTTGCAGGAGAACCTACTGATATGGATATGCTGATTCATGGCACTGCAATTACTACAGCACTTGATCCTGATAAAAAATATCACTGGAGAGTTTTACCGTTGAAGGATGGATATACCTGCACCACATGGTCTCCTACTGAAACTTTTTTTACGGTACTGGGAACAGGTTTGAATGAAACGGTTTATCCTGAAGAAAACTTTGCGATTTATCCAACTCTTTTCAAAGCAGGCAATCAGTTATCAATCTCCCTGAACGCTATGAAAAGCGGGAATGCAGTAGTTAGCTTTATTTCACCTAATGGAATTGTTCTGACAGAAATGACTGCAAATTTGGTTGCGGGAGAGAACAACTGGAAAATTTCAACTGAAGGATTTGCGAGTGGTATGTACCTGATAAACGTTCGGTCTGAAGGCAATATTTACCAGCAAAAAGTTATCGTAATGCAATAA
- the mdh gene encoding malate dehydrogenase produces the protein MKVTVVGAGNVGATCADVIARNDYVHEVVLVDIKPGIAEGKSLDIWQTSPINMFNTRVKGVTNDYAATKNSDVVVITSGLPRKPGMSRDDLISTNAGIVKSVTEQVMQHSPDTIIIVVSNPLDVMTYCAYLTAKIDPSRVFGMAGILDTARYKAFLAEALNCSPKDIQAVLMGGHGDTMVPLPRYTTVSGIPVTDLISEEKLNPIIERTKKGGGELVNLMGTSAWYAPGAAAAQMVEAIVKDEKRIYPCCAWLQGEYGLKDIYLGVPVKLGKKGIEEIITLNLNAAEMKLLSDSAASVKEVMAVLDNMKLIA, from the coding sequence ATGAAAGTTACCGTAGTAGGAGCAGGAAATGTTGGTGCAACATGTGCTGATGTGATTGCACGCAATGATTACGTTCATGAAGTGGTATTGGTAGACATTAAGCCGGGAATTGCTGAAGGCAAGTCACTGGACATCTGGCAAACTTCACCGATCAACATGTTTAATACACGAGTGAAGGGTGTGACCAACGACTACGCTGCAACAAAAAATTCAGATGTAGTAGTTATTACTTCAGGTCTTCCGCGTAAGCCGGGCATGAGCCGTGATGACCTGATTTCAACCAATGCCGGAATTGTGAAATCGGTAACAGAACAGGTGATGCAACATTCGCCGGATACTATCATCATTGTGGTGTCGAATCCATTGGACGTAATGACCTATTGCGCTTACCTTACTGCGAAGATTGATCCGAGCCGTGTTTTTGGAATGGCAGGCATTCTGGATACAGCACGTTACAAAGCATTCCTTGCTGAAGCACTCAATTGTTCTCCTAAGGATATTCAGGCTGTTTTAATGGGCGGCCATGGCGATACGATGGTTCCTTTGCCACGATATACTACCGTTTCCGGCATTCCGGTTACCGACCTTATTTCAGAAGAGAAACTTAATCCTATCATTGAAAGGACAAAAAAAGGCGGTGGTGAACTGGTTAACCTCATGGGAACCAGTGCCTGGTATGCTCCCGGAGCAGCAGCAGCGCAGATGGTGGAAGCCATTGTTAAAGATGAGAAACGCATTTATCCATGTTGCGCCTGGCTGCAAGGTGAATACGGATTGAAAGATATTTATTTAGGTGTTCCGGTTAAGCTTGGAAAAAAGGGCATTGAAGAAATTATCACACTGAACCTGAATGCGGCAGAAATGAAGTTGTTGAGTGACTCGGCCGCTTCCGTAAAAGAAGTGATGGCGGTATTGGATAATATGAAGTTGATTGCGTAG
- the mnmA gene encoding tRNA 2-thiouridine(34) synthase MnmA codes for MSKQGKILVAMSGGIDSTVAAVMLHNEGYEVVGITMKTWDYASSGGSKKETGCCNLDSINDARQLAVDLGFAHYIVDIREEFGDAVIENFVEEYIAGRTPNPCVLCNTHIKWTALLKRAKQMDCEFIATGHYAQLREENERYVISKGVDDWKDQSYVLWGLAQENLAMSRFPLGGFHKKDIRKMCMEWGYTDLAKKSESYEICFIPDNDYRGFLKRRVPDLEAKVNGGKFVNSKGEVVGTHEGYPFFTIGQRKGLGIAFGKPMFVTDIIAETNTVVLGEEEDLQRTGMIVGGINLQKYATIIDGLEATAKVRYKDAGTSCRLYNDGKKIRAEFEGEVKGVAPGQSAVFYEGNDVIGGGIIHSSFTV; via the coding sequence ATGAGCAAGCAAGGAAAAATATTGGTGGCTATGAGTGGCGGCATCGACAGTACGGTGGCTGCTGTTATGCTTCACAATGAAGGATATGAAGTGGTAGGCATTACCATGAAAACATGGGATTATGCTTCATCCGGAGGTTCTAAAAAGGAAACAGGATGCTGTAATCTCGATTCGATCAATGATGCGCGGCAACTTGCTGTTGACCTGGGCTTCGCTCATTATATTGTTGATATTCGGGAAGAATTTGGCGATGCCGTGATAGAGAATTTTGTGGAAGAATATATTGCAGGCAGAACACCGAATCCGTGCGTGCTTTGTAATACACACATTAAGTGGACTGCTTTGCTTAAGCGTGCAAAACAGATGGATTGTGAATTTATCGCAACAGGGCATTATGCTCAACTGCGGGAAGAAAATGAACGCTATGTAATTTCAAAGGGAGTGGATGACTGGAAAGATCAGTCGTATGTTTTGTGGGGACTTGCTCAGGAAAACCTTGCAATGAGCCGTTTCCCGTTAGGTGGATTTCATAAAAAGGACATTCGCAAAATGTGTATGGAATGGGGTTATACTGATCTTGCAAAAAAGAGCGAATCCTATGAAATTTGTTTTATTCCTGACAATGATTACCGCGGATTTTTAAAGCGAAGAGTGCCTGACCTGGAAGCAAAAGTGAATGGTGGAAAATTTGTAAACTCAAAAGGAGAAGTAGTTGGAACGCATGAAGGATATCCTTTTTTCACTATTGGTCAGCGCAAAGGGCTTGGCATCGCTTTCGGCAAACCCATGTTTGTTACAGATATTATTGCCGAAACAAATACTGTCGTGCTTGGAGAAGAAGAAGACCTGCAACGGACCGGGATGATAGTAGGAGGGATCAATCTTCAGAAGTACGCAACCATCATTGATGGACTTGAAGCAACGGCAAAGGTTCGTTATAAAGACGCAGGAACATCCTGCCGTTTATATAATGATGGAAAAAAAATCAGGGCGGAATTTGAAGGTGAAGTAAAGGGTGTTGCACCCGGTCAGTCAGCAGTTTTTTATGAAGGAAATGATGTGATTGGCGGCGGTATCATTCACTCAAGTTTTACAGTTTAA
- a CDS encoding antibiotic biosynthesis monooxygenase: MIAPTPPVPYYAVVFTSIKTGDIEGYENMSERMELLAREQPGYLGMESAREELGITVSYWESLEAISNWKKNSEHVFAQLTGKQKWYAAYKTRICKVERDYGFEKEIL; encoded by the coding sequence ATGATAGCCCCGACTCCTCCTGTTCCCTACTATGCCGTTGTTTTTACGTCCATTAAAACCGGTGACATTGAAGGTTACGAAAATATGTCAGAGCGAATGGAACTTCTTGCAAGGGAGCAACCTGGATATCTAGGCATGGAAAGCGCAAGGGAAGAACTTGGAATTACCGTTTCCTATTGGGAAAGTTTAGAAGCCATCAGTAACTGGAAGAAAAACAGTGAGCACGTGTTTGCGCAGTTAACGGGAAAACAAAAATGGTATGCTGCTTATAAAACCCGAATCTGCAAAGTTGAACGTGATTATGGGTTCGAAAAGGAAATACTATAA
- a CDS encoding NAD-dependent deacylase, translating to MKKNLVVLTGAGISAESGLKTFRDSDGLWENYRVEDVATPMAWMKDPVMVLAFYNERRRDVLKAQPNAAHKALVKLEEHFNVTIITQNIDDLHERAGSKNIIHLHGEILKSRSSADSDLLYKCHGDILLGDKCELGSQLRPHVVWFHEAVPMMEQAAAVSSEAAILIVVGTSLQVYPAAGLINYAPYSSLKFLVDPNIPEIPKLNNLEIIEAKASDGVPALVERIVEKYKR from the coding sequence ATGAAAAAGAATTTGGTAGTGCTCACAGGAGCAGGCATCAGTGCTGAAAGCGGTTTAAAAACATTTCGTGATTCCGATGGATTGTGGGAAAATTACCGGGTAGAAGATGTTGCAACACCGATGGCATGGATGAAAGATCCTGTCATGGTACTTGCTTTTTACAATGAACGAAGAAGAGATGTACTTAAAGCGCAACCCAATGCAGCACACAAGGCATTGGTAAAATTGGAAGAACATTTCAACGTAACCATCATTACACAGAATATTGATGATTTGCATGAGCGTGCAGGTTCTAAAAACATTATTCACCTGCATGGAGAAATTCTGAAATCAAGAAGTTCCGCTGATTCCGATCTTTTGTACAAATGTCATGGAGATATTTTATTAGGTGATAAATGTGAATTGGGATCACAGTTGCGTCCTCATGTAGTCTGGTTTCATGAAGCCGTTCCGATGATGGAACAGGCCGCCGCTGTAAGCAGCGAAGCAGCAATATTAATTGTGGTTGGAACATCGCTCCAAGTCTATCCGGCAGCCGGATTGATAAATTATGCACCTTACAGTTCGCTTAAATTTTTAGTTGATCCAAACATTCCGGAAATACCTAAGTTGAACAACCTTGAAATCATTGAAGCGAAAGCAAGTGATGGCGTGCCGGCATTGGTGGAAAGAATTGTAGAGAAGTATAAGCGATGA
- a CDS encoding ATP-dependent zinc protease has product MKSRQKLTIGRTDKIDFPEWGLYNIDAKIDSGAYTSSIHCDNITAFYKNGAHTVRFTVYDADKPNTQECKVFASKQVKNSFGQIAYRYTIKTTICLFDKNYVIELALTDRSTMKNPVLLGRKVLRDRFIIDVTRQNLSYHEKMKTMRSEKKKEIKYGIL; this is encoded by the coding sequence ATGAAAAGCAGGCAAAAACTTACCATCGGCCGGACAGACAAAATTGATTTTCCGGAATGGGGACTTTATAACATTGATGCTAAAATAGACAGCGGCGCTTATACCTCTTCCATTCATTGCGATAACATTACCGCCTTTTACAAGAATGGCGCACATACTGTCCGATTTACAGTTTATGATGCAGATAAACCGAATACGCAGGAATGCAAAGTTTTCGCCAGCAAGCAGGTTAAAAATTCATTCGGTCAGATAGCCTATCGGTATACTATTAAGACCACCATTTGCCTGTTCGACAAAAATTATGTAATAGAGTTAGCACTTACTGACAGGTCAACAATGAAAAATCCGGTTTTGTTGGGGAGAAAAGTTTTGCGCGACAGGTTTATTATTGATGTGACCAGGCAGAATTTATCCTATCATGAAAAAATGAAAACAATGCGAAGCGAAAAAAAGAAAGAAATTAAATATGGAATTTTATAG
- a CDS encoding NUDIX hydrolase — MNPWKILSTKEHYDNPWVNVVEHQVTNPAGNPGIYSVVHFKNLAICILPLDDDYNTWIVGQYRFPMEEYSWEIPEGGGPLGTDPLDSAKRELQEECGIVAQQWTQIATCHLSNSGTDEKAMIYVAKGLSFHQSSPEETEILQVKKIPFETLFQMVMNNEVMDAPTVIAVLKAKQLMLTGII, encoded by the coding sequence ATGAATCCCTGGAAAATACTTTCGACTAAAGAACACTACGACAATCCCTGGGTGAACGTGGTAGAACATCAGGTCACCAATCCTGCAGGCAATCCCGGAATATACAGCGTGGTGCATTTTAAAAATCTTGCTATCTGCATCTTGCCTTTGGATGACGATTACAATACCTGGATTGTTGGTCAGTACCGTTTTCCCATGGAAGAATACAGTTGGGAAATTCCGGAAGGTGGTGGCCCATTGGGAACGGATCCTTTAGATTCCGCCAAGCGTGAGTTGCAGGAAGAATGCGGAATTGTGGCGCAGCAATGGACTCAGATTGCAACCTGCCATCTCTCTAATTCCGGAACTGATGAAAAAGCAATGATCTATGTAGCCAAGGGATTGAGTTTTCATCAGTCATCACCTGAGGAAACAGAAATTCTGCAAGTGAAGAAAATTCCGTTTGAAACTTTATTTCAGATGGTGATGAACAATGAAGTGATGGATGCTCCAACCGTAATTGCTGTATTGAAAGCTAAGCAATTGATGTTGACCGGAATTATTTGA
- a CDS encoding aryl-sulfate sulfotransferase: MMKKISTLFAFCLIGSTTMAQFNYISPNPGSQYHNPETNIILKNGQFIDQATVSDKQLLNISGSLSGAHAWNARLSDDRKTIIVHPVPEFAYGETISVTVNAKLRSEKGSRIEGTTFSFSTRNQITPEENERYRQSRLDNFIESFGYDPTKKLEKEQFETPDSFPTFVINVNNNATPGQIFYDNQNENDPNDSNSFPTIIENDGTLVFARDEVGSGHAFQLNHNGYLTFFQYSNSHWKIMDSNYNEIDSFTCGNGYSTVTNGHDFQIFPDGHSLIIAFDDQTINMTAYGGSPVADVKGLIVQELDANKEVIFQWRSWDHFLFTDANQYTPLTNSQVDYVHGNTVERDFDGNILISCRNMDELTKINRETGDIIWRMGGENNQFTFVNDNIPEHFHQQHDVRRIANGHITILNNGNYLPIQISSAKEYQLDEVNKVATLVWFYEHPDVNGNKVFARASGNAQRLPNGNTMISWGTIYFDKGIPNMTEVDMNKNIVWEMTFDESGQKSYRTFKFDWDPCSRVSGFTMKATKKPGKMILSWQPATGAISYKVNYRPLGTTAWQTKNIKAPKINLLGLLPATTYEWKVKTVCEKSPLVSSLFSEIKTFVTPQKTAAIIDENLHLTINAYPVPASNFLNVAIDNASDETILVIRDMMGRVIYQKKNEADEETLLTIDVSKWERGIYFLEIKENSISSIRKVVVE; encoded by the coding sequence ATGATGAAGAAAATTTCTACCCTCTTTGCTTTTTGCCTGATTGGTAGTACTACAATGGCACAATTCAACTATATAAGTCCGAATCCGGGCTCACAATATCATAACCCGGAAACCAATATCATTCTCAAAAACGGTCAATTTATAGATCAGGCAACAGTATCTGACAAGCAACTGCTGAATATTTCAGGATCACTGAGCGGCGCACATGCATGGAATGCGCGACTATCAGATGACAGGAAAACCATTATAGTACATCCTGTTCCCGAATTTGCTTACGGCGAAACAATTTCAGTTACAGTGAATGCGAAATTGAGAAGTGAAAAAGGATCGAGAATTGAAGGCACGACCTTTTCATTTAGTACAAGGAATCAGATAACGCCTGAAGAAAATGAGCGTTACAGGCAAAGCAGACTCGATAATTTTATTGAATCATTTGGTTACGACCCAACAAAGAAATTAGAAAAAGAACAATTTGAAACTCCTGACTCCTTTCCAACATTTGTAATTAATGTAAACAACAATGCAACTCCCGGACAAATTTTCTACGACAATCAGAATGAAAATGATCCAAATGACTCCAATTCTTTTCCCACAATTATAGAGAATGACGGAACACTCGTTTTTGCCAGAGATGAAGTTGGCAGCGGACATGCATTTCAACTCAATCACAATGGCTACCTGACTTTCTTTCAATATTCTAATTCCCATTGGAAAATTATGGACTCCAACTATAATGAAATTGACTCATTTACCTGTGGGAATGGTTACTCGACTGTAACCAATGGACATGATTTTCAAATTTTTCCCGATGGTCACAGTCTGATAATCGCGTTTGATGATCAGACCATTAATATGACCGCTTATGGCGGAAGTCCTGTTGCAGATGTAAAAGGATTGATAGTGCAGGAACTGGATGCTAATAAAGAAGTGATCTTTCAATGGAGAAGCTGGGATCATTTTCTTTTTACGGATGCCAATCAATACACGCCATTAACCAACAGTCAGGTAGATTATGTGCATGGAAATACGGTGGAGCGGGATTTTGACGGTAACATCCTGATCTCCTGCCGCAATATGGATGAGTTAACGAAGATTAACCGGGAAACTGGCGATATTATCTGGAGGATGGGCGGAGAAAACAATCAGTTTACTTTCGTGAATGATAATATTCCCGAACATTTTCACCAACAACATGACGTAAGAAGAATTGCCAATGGCCACATTACCATCCTGAATAACGGTAACTACCTGCCCATACAGATTTCCAGTGCCAAAGAATATCAATTAGATGAGGTGAATAAAGTGGCAACACTGGTTTGGTTTTATGAACATCCGGATGTCAATGGAAACAAAGTTTTTGCGCGTGCTTCAGGTAATGCCCAACGGTTGCCCAATGGAAATACCATGATCAGTTGGGGAACCATTTATTTCGATAAGGGAATACCTAATATGACTGAAGTTGATATGAATAAAAATATTGTCTGGGAAATGACTTTTGACGAATCAGGTCAGAAAAGCTATCGCACCTTTAAATTTGACTGGGATCCGTGTAGCCGTGTTTCCGGCTTTACCATGAAAGCAACCAAGAAGCCCGGTAAAATGATTTTGAGCTGGCAGCCTGCAACCGGAGCTATAAGTTATAAGGTGAATTACCGTCCGCTTGGAACTACAGCATGGCAAACTAAAAATATAAAGGCTCCCAAAATAAACCTCCTGGGACTTCTGCCTGCAACTACCTATGAATGGAAAGTAAAAACCGTTTGCGAGAAATCACCGCTGGTCAGCTCTTTATTTTCAGAGATCAAAACTTTTGTTACTCCTCAAAAAACTGCTGCTATAATTGACGAAAATTTGCACTTGACTATTAATGCTTACCCGGTTCCTGCAAGCAACTTTTTAAATGTAGCTATTGATAACGCATCAGACGAAACCATACTGGTGATTCGGGATATGATGGGAAGGGTTATTTATCAGAAAAAAAATGAAGCAGATGAAGAGACACTGCTTACGATTGATGTAAGCAAATGGGAAAGAGGTATATATTTTCTGGAAATAAAAGAAAATTCAATTTCCAGTATTCGAAAAGTGGTTGTTGAGTAA